The proteins below come from a single Odontesthes bonariensis isolate fOdoBon6 chromosome 18, fOdoBon6.hap1, whole genome shotgun sequence genomic window:
- the LOC142367251 gene encoding cell adhesion molecule CEACAM20-like gives MSEMDLFALKSLFFLLSFTGFCVGQDVLPEGPLDAGVGQNVTVKILIENDVGDDIIWNFSDGDEQINVATLRQSVVRVATPYKGRASIDPKTGYLTLTSLQSKDSGDYSVTILGNDGTKTGEVKVRVLEPVTQVVIKSDLAEAIEHNSSVVLTCSAKGSYLKFTWTQGTKPFVIDGIRLTQTNKEFSSELTIRTVHRSDLVGPIFCIVKNPLEEGKSSPFNLTVHYGPDAVTIAPLKPPQYIKSKSDFNLTCTATSSPSATFTWYHNEDLMKASGPVLTLKAIQEEGFGKKLSGYSCEAKNTKTLRSMKSPVVTFSVMEPISGTNITGPIAVLIAGNGTANLSCQAKTGEVKERVWLKDGQKLSASARVVFSGDMSSVVINSLLKEDNGKYTCKLNNPVNEEEAVYNMVVNYGPESVEVRGEEEVEVNTDVKLTCSSSSIPPATFTWKINGTVTSVVQKEYTITPAFYKDSGLYTCEAYNAITGKTVPASHKLSVKADIDDGLSDGAIAGIVIACLVVVGVAIGLFMYCRQKIPTESPY, from the exons ATGTCCGAGATGGATCTGTTCGCTTTGAAATCGCTCTTTTTTCTGCTTTCCTTTACTG GGTTCTGTGTTGGGCAGGATGTTCTACCAGAAGGTCCGCTGGATGCAGGTGTGGGCCAAAACGTCACTGTGAAAATCCTGATTGAAAATGATGTGGGAGATGATATTATCTGGAATTTCAGTGATGGAGACGAACAAATCAATGTTGCTACTTTGCGTCAATCTGTGGTGCGAGTGGCCACTCCTTATAAAGGTAGAGCTTCAATTGATCCGAAAACTGGCTACTTGACTTTAACATCTTTACAGTCGAAGGACAGCGGAGATTACAGCGTCACCATTTTAGGAAATGATGGTACTAAAACCGGGGAGGTTAAAGTTCGAGTTCTGG AGCCGGTGACTCAAGTGGTCATCAAATCTGACCTGGCTGAAGCTATTGAGCACAACAGCTCGGTGGTTCTTACCTGCTCAGCTAAAGGGTCCTACCTCAAATTCACCTGGACCCAAGGCACCAAGCCTTTTGTCATTGACGGCATACGGCTGACGCAGACAAAT AAGGAATTTTCCAGCGAGCTGACCATCAGAACTGTCCACAGGTCAGACCTGGTTGGGCCTATCTTCTGCATAGTAAAGAATCCGCTGGAGGAGGGGAAGAGCAGCCCCTTCAACCTCACTGTCCACT ATGGACCAGATGCAGTCACCATTGCACCCCTGAAACCACCCCAGTACATCAAGTCCAAATCCGACTTCAATCTAACTTGTACAGCCACCTCCAGCCCGTCCGCCACCTTCACCTGGTACCACAATGAGGACCTCATGAAGGCCAGTGGTCCCGTCCTCACTCTGAAAGCCATTCAAGAAGAAGGGTTTGGAAAGAAACTGAGTGGCTACTCTTGTGAAGCCAAAAACACCAAGACCCTGCGCAGCATGAAATCTCCTGTTGTTACATTCTCTGTGATGG AGCCAATTTCAGGTACTAACATCACTGGTCCGATTGCTGTCCTCATCGCTGGCAACGGCACGGCCAACCTCAGTTGCCAGGCAAAGACGGGTGAAGTAAAGGAAAGAGTTTGGCTCAAAGATGGCCAAAAATTGTCTGCCAGTGCCCGCGTGGTGTTCTCTGGTGACATGAGCTCTGTTGTTATCAACTCACTGCTAAAAGAGGACAATGGAAAGTACACGTGTAAGCTCAACAATCCCGTCAACGAAGAAGAAGCCGTCTATAACATGGTGGTTAACT ATGGCCCTGAATCAGTGGAAGtgagaggtgaagaagaagtggaggtgaaTACGGACGTGAAACTCACCTGCTCTTCCTCATCCATCCCTCCTGCCACTTTCACTTGGAAGATTAACGGCACAGTAACCAGTGTTGTCCAAAAGGAGTACACAATCACACCCGCCTTTTATAAAGACTCTGGACTGTACACATGTGAGGCATACAACGCCATCACCGGCAAAACCGTCCCCGCCTCTCATAAGCTCAGCGTCAAAG CGGATATAGATGATGGCCTCTCAGATGGAGCAATCGCTGGAATTGTCATCGCTTGCCTTGTCGTTGTTGGAGTCGCCATTGGCTTATTCATGTACTGCAGGCAGAAAATTCC aACGGAGTCACCGTACTAA